A window of Acidobacteriota bacterium contains these coding sequences:
- a CDS encoding M48 family metallopeptidase: protein MNEGKATRYHRLRRRARALGVVGGSATLVAFIWSGAPVLLRDGIERVVLPWVPEGLAPAAVVAAYVIALVVLAEGLAFPLAVYRGYWLERRFGLSASGLRQWLGDHAKATSVGLVLALGAAQVAYWALREMPQWWWLVTAAVFAVLTTALASLAPVVLFPLFYRFEPLAREPLAERLLALAERAGTRVLGVYEWHLGARSRTANAALAGLGPTRRILLSDTLLAEYSDDEIEVILAHELAHHVHGDIRRGLVLDAALTTVALLAAHLVLTFAWKALGLRGVADVAGLPVLVAVAAACSLALVPWLNAISRAHERRADRFALELTKNPEAFISAMKRLGQQNLAEERPSRLTEWLFHSHPPLAERIAEARARAVPIESR from the coding sequence GTGAACGAGGGCAAGGCCACCCGCTACCATCGCCTCAGGCGGCGTGCCCGGGCGCTGGGCGTGGTCGGCGGCAGCGCGACGCTCGTCGCCTTCATCTGGAGCGGCGCGCCCGTGCTGCTGCGCGACGGCATCGAGCGGGTCGTCCTGCCGTGGGTGCCAGAGGGTCTCGCGCCCGCAGCGGTCGTCGCCGCCTACGTGATCGCCCTGGTCGTTCTCGCCGAGGGCCTCGCGTTTCCGCTCGCCGTGTACCGGGGCTACTGGCTCGAGCGGCGGTTCGGGCTCTCGGCCAGCGGTCTCCGCCAGTGGCTCGGCGATCACGCAAAAGCCACGAGCGTCGGGCTGGTGCTGGCGCTCGGTGCCGCGCAGGTCGCGTACTGGGCGCTGCGCGAGATGCCGCAATGGTGGTGGCTCGTTACCGCCGCGGTCTTCGCGGTGCTGACGACGGCGCTCGCGTCGCTGGCGCCGGTCGTCCTCTTCCCGCTGTTCTACCGCTTCGAGCCGCTCGCCCGTGAGCCGCTGGCCGAGCGGCTCCTCGCGCTGGCCGAGCGCGCCGGCACGCGTGTGCTCGGCGTGTACGAGTGGCACCTCGGGGCGCGCAGCCGTACCGCGAACGCGGCGCTCGCGGGGCTCGGGCCCACCCGCCGCATCCTGCTGTCCGACACGCTGCTCGCCGAGTACTCGGACGACGAGATCGAGGTCATCCTGGCGCACGAGCTCGCGCACCACGTGCACGGTGACATCCGCAGGGGCCTCGTGCTGGACGCGGCGCTGACGACCGTGGCCCTGCTCGCCGCCCACCTCGTGTTGACGTTCGCGTGGAAGGCGCTGGGGCTGCGCGGCGTGGCCGACGTGGCGGGCCTCCCCGTGCTCGTCGCGGTCGCGGCGGCCTGCTCGCTCGCGCTCGTCCCGTGGCTCAACGCCATCTCACGGGCGCACGAGCGGCGCGCCGACCGGTTCGCGCTCGAACTGACGAAGAACCCCGAGGCGTTCATCTCGGCGATGAAACGGCTCGGCCAGCAGAACCTGGCCGAAGAGCGACCCTCGCGGCTCACCGAGTGGCTCTTCCACAGCCACCCGCCCCTCGCCGAGCGGATTGCCGAGGCGCGCGCCCGGGCGGTGCCGATCGAGAGCCGCTGA
- the smc gene encoding chromosome segregation protein SMC: MRLQRLEISGFKSFPDRADLAFDDGVTAIVGPNGCGKSNVVDAITWVLGEQSAKSLRGERMEDVIFGGSDARKPNATAEVRLRLAGVPTSVARRTADRLRGVPPAGDPVDGNGHEPEQIDLPAVETRDVELARRLYRSGESEYLLDGEVCRLRDIQDLLMDAGVGVKGYAVIEQGKIGQILSAKPTDRRQLIEEAAGVTKYKSRRRAAELKLDAAQQNLARVDDIIFEIEKQRGSLRRQAGKARRYRRLREELRRWEKVLFARRHRALVQAIDLARARLADARAREASAAAAVDAVEQALGAARRGVAAADGRLVGARDAAHQRELENGKRQQQLAFDRQQVETLTTTAAELTQEIAALEARREPTRAELDTRRGAATEANAARDDAAARLAEHQQAARDAQQRVEALESDIEAARGRVYACQTAQTTLRHAIERATEARARLADEIARLDAEASDLAIERERATAERQAASAAFAAVQQAIEGLKATRTAREATLAALRADRSHRQESLRAHERELAATTARLRSLEELDAAREGYGDAARFVLQARELGVTHFGSVADYVETAPRYERAVEGGLGELLQYIVVEQVDDALRALDAVRAQAAGRCGFVVADARGGSFVNESAAPVAGLVPLASVVSVGGPFAGAIREAIGELWLAETIDEAAAAAPTTRAPIVTLGGEIFRGGLLVSGGTREASRGILATKREIKELRDRLGGEQHIASRLALELADVEQAIGDAEQAILAIGVELHGHDKAGVGHQLEVGRAGADLDRLGRRLDLCASERRRAEQERALLDEREQESREGIARLEAEWHDLDGHFAALQRDLAGARERAAALALETAETRASHAAFVERAAAVAIEVQRLDEAARDLDLRLEGRRDELARNASRRDELARAIVDNERALEEGLVEFERLQAAVTDLEGEVSRLLARVEEEEAARQSARLLLDEVRAAVSQEEVARVTAESDLQHLATSCSDALQMSIEEVVHEVEQIEQAGEPMPDAAVIYGDDEEEDGAEDAPAAAREPDLESAAAAHAAVAAGLEARALTAEEAIAGLRAKIDRLGPVNMMAIEQFDELEERHRFLTGQRQDLVDSIAATGEAIKRIDKTTRERFREAFAAINTYFEETFTTLFGGGRAGLVLLDEDDLLESGIDIIAQPPGKRLQNVQLLSGGEKALSAMALMFAIFRYRPSPFCLLDEIDAPLDETNIGRFLEMLYGMLDRTQFIIITHSRKTMEMADRLYGVTMEEPGVSKLISLQLN, translated from the coding sequence ATGCGTTTGCAGCGTCTCGAGATTTCCGGATTCAAGAGCTTTCCCGACCGGGCCGACCTCGCCTTCGACGACGGCGTGACGGCGATTGTCGGGCCGAATGGGTGCGGCAAGAGCAACGTCGTCGATGCCATCACGTGGGTGCTCGGCGAGCAGAGTGCCAAGAGCCTCCGCGGCGAGCGCATGGAGGACGTCATCTTCGGCGGCAGCGACGCCCGCAAGCCCAACGCCACCGCCGAGGTGCGCCTGCGGCTCGCCGGTGTGCCGACGTCGGTGGCCCGGCGCACGGCCGACCGGCTGCGCGGGGTGCCGCCCGCCGGGGATCCGGTCGACGGCAACGGCCACGAGCCGGAGCAGATCGATCTGCCCGCGGTCGAGACCCGGGACGTGGAGCTGGCGCGTCGGCTCTACCGCTCGGGTGAGAGCGAGTACCTCCTCGATGGGGAGGTGTGCCGGCTGCGTGACATCCAGGACCTGCTCATGGACGCCGGCGTGGGCGTCAAGGGCTACGCGGTCATCGAGCAGGGCAAGATCGGCCAGATCCTCAGTGCGAAGCCGACGGACCGGCGACAGCTCATCGAGGAAGCGGCCGGCGTGACGAAGTACAAGTCGCGCCGGCGCGCGGCCGAGCTGAAGCTCGATGCCGCCCAGCAGAACCTCGCCCGGGTCGACGACATCATCTTCGAGATCGAGAAGCAGCGTGGATCGCTCAGGCGGCAGGCGGGCAAGGCCAGGCGGTACCGTCGGCTTCGCGAGGAGCTGCGGCGCTGGGAGAAGGTGCTCTTCGCCCGCCGCCATCGCGCCCTCGTGCAGGCGATCGACCTCGCCCGGGCCCGGCTCGCCGACGCCCGCGCGCGCGAGGCCTCGGCCGCGGCGGCGGTCGACGCGGTCGAGCAGGCGCTTGGCGCGGCACGACGCGGCGTTGCGGCTGCCGACGGCCGTCTCGTCGGTGCCCGCGATGCGGCGCACCAGCGCGAGCTCGAGAACGGGAAGCGACAGCAACAGCTGGCGTTCGATCGGCAACAGGTCGAGACCCTCACCACGACGGCCGCCGAGCTGACCCAGGAGATCGCCGCGCTCGAGGCCCGACGCGAGCCGACCCGCGCGGAGCTCGACACGCGGCGAGGGGCCGCCACCGAGGCCAACGCCGCGCGAGACGACGCCGCGGCCCGGCTCGCCGAGCACCAACAGGCCGCGCGCGACGCCCAGCAGCGCGTCGAGGCGCTCGAGTCGGACATCGAGGCGGCGCGAGGCCGCGTTTACGCGTGTCAGACCGCGCAGACGACGCTGCGCCATGCCATCGAGCGGGCGACCGAGGCGCGCGCCCGCCTCGCCGACGAGATCGCGCGACTCGATGCCGAGGCGTCCGATCTGGCCATCGAGCGCGAACGCGCGACGGCCGAGCGCCAGGCGGCGAGCGCGGCGTTCGCGGCGGTGCAGCAGGCCATCGAGGGACTGAAAGCGACGCGGACCGCGCGCGAGGCGACGCTGGCGGCCCTGCGCGCCGACCGAAGCCACCGACAGGAATCGCTGCGGGCGCACGAGCGGGAACTCGCCGCGACCACGGCCCGCTTGCGTTCGCTCGAGGAGCTCGACGCGGCGCGCGAAGGGTACGGCGACGCCGCCCGCTTCGTGCTGCAGGCACGCGAACTCGGCGTCACACACTTCGGGTCGGTCGCCGATTACGTCGAGACCGCGCCCCGGTACGAGCGGGCGGTCGAGGGCGGCCTCGGCGAGCTGCTGCAGTACATCGTGGTCGAGCAGGTCGACGACGCCCTGCGGGCGCTCGACGCGGTGCGCGCGCAGGCTGCCGGCCGCTGCGGCTTCGTCGTGGCGGACGCCCGGGGCGGCTCGTTCGTCAACGAGTCGGCCGCCCCTGTCGCAGGCCTCGTGCCACTCGCGTCGGTCGTGTCGGTTGGGGGACCGTTCGCCGGGGCCATCCGCGAGGCCATCGGCGAGCTCTGGCTCGCCGAGACGATCGACGAGGCCGCCGCGGCGGCGCCCACGACGCGGGCGCCGATCGTCACGCTCGGCGGCGAGATCTTTCGCGGCGGCCTCCTCGTGTCAGGCGGGACGCGCGAGGCGTCGCGCGGCATTCTCGCGACCAAGCGCGAGATCAAGGAACTGCGCGACCGGCTCGGCGGCGAACAGCACATCGCATCGCGTCTCGCCCTCGAGCTGGCCGACGTCGAGCAGGCCATCGGCGACGCCGAGCAGGCGATCCTGGCCATCGGCGTGGAGCTGCACGGTCACGACAAGGCGGGCGTCGGGCACCAGCTCGAGGTCGGGCGCGCCGGAGCCGACCTGGATCGCCTCGGGCGCCGGCTCGACCTCTGCGCCAGCGAGCGGCGGCGTGCCGAGCAGGAACGCGCCCTGCTCGACGAGCGCGAGCAGGAGTCGCGCGAGGGCATCGCCAGGCTCGAAGCCGAGTGGCACGATCTCGACGGGCACTTCGCCGCGCTGCAGCGCGACCTGGCCGGGGCCCGGGAGCGCGCAGCCGCCCTCGCGCTCGAGACGGCCGAGACCAGAGCCAGCCACGCCGCGTTCGTCGAACGCGCGGCGGCCGTCGCCATCGAGGTGCAGCGCCTCGACGAGGCGGCCCGCGACCTCGACCTGCGCCTCGAAGGGCGGCGCGACGAGCTGGCCCGCAACGCCTCGCGCCGCGATGAGCTCGCCCGCGCCATCGTCGACAACGAACGCGCGCTCGAGGAGGGCCTGGTCGAGTTCGAACGCCTCCAGGCTGCGGTGACCGACCTCGAGGGTGAGGTGAGCCGGCTCCTGGCGCGCGTCGAGGAGGAGGAGGCCGCCAGGCAGTCGGCGCGGCTCCTGCTCGACGAGGTACGCGCGGCCGTCAGCCAGGAGGAGGTCGCGCGCGTGACCGCCGAGTCCGACCTCCAGCACCTCGCCACCTCGTGCAGCGACGCGCTGCAGATGTCGATCGAGGAAGTCGTCCACGAGGTCGAGCAGATCGAACAGGCCGGCGAACCGATGCCGGACGCCGCGGTGATCTACGGCGACGACGAGGAGGAGGACGGGGCCGAGGACGCGCCCGCTGCGGCTCGCGAGCCCGACCTCGAGAGCGCTGCCGCCGCGCACGCAGCCGTCGCCGCCGGCCTCGAGGCGCGAGCGCTGACCGCCGAGGAGGCGATCGCCGGGCTGCGCGCGAAGATCGATCGCCTCGGCCCGGTGAACATGATGGCCATCGAGCAGTTCGACGAGCTCGAGGAGCGGCACCGGTTCCTGACCGGCCAGCGCCAGGATCTGGTCGATTCGATCGCCGCCACCGGCGAGGCCATCAAGCGGATCGACAAGACGACCCGCGAGCGGTTCCGCGAGGCCTTCGCCGCCATCAACACCTACTTCGAGGAGACCTTTACGACGCTCTTCGGGGGCGGCCGGGCCGGCCTGGTCCTGCTCGACGAAGACGACCTGCTCGAGAGCGGCATCGACATCATCGCCCAGCCACCGGGCAAGCGCCTCCAGAACGTCCAGCTGCTGTCGGGCGGCGAGAAGGCGCTGTCGGCGATGGCCCTGATGTTCGCCATCTTCCGGTACCGGCCGAGTCCGTTCTGCCTGCTCGACGAGATCGACGCGCCGCTCGACGAGACCAACATCGGCCGCTTCCTCGAGATGCTGTACGGCATGCTCGACCGAACGCAGTTCATCATCATCACGCACAGCCGCAAGACCATGGAGATGGCCGACCGGCTGTACGGCGTCACGATGGAAGAGCCGGGCGTGTCGAAGCTGATCTCGCTGCAGCTGAACTGA